The Paracholeplasma brassicae genome contains a region encoding:
- the mglA gene encoding galactose/methyl galactoside ABC transporter ATP-binding protein MglA translates to MEYILKMEGISKSFPGVKALDKVNLFVRPGSVHSLMGENGAGKSTLMKCLFGIYFEDEGEIFLEGKKVKFSSSRQALTSGVAMVQQELNQAVKRNVMDNVWLGRYPKIGPMVDHKKMYQDTLEIFKTLEITVDPKETMSNLSVSQRQMVEIAKAVSYDAKVIAFDEPTSSLTDKEIEHLFSIIDKLKKKGCGIIYISHKMDEILRISDDVTIMRDGKWISTTPAKDLTINSIIKQMVGRSLDNRFPDKTNKPEGKILEVKNFSALYKNHIEEVSFDLKKGEILGLAGLVGAGRTEVLEMIFGITSKKSGDLILNGKKIDNKNSRQAIKNGFALLTEERRATGIFGVLNILENATLSNLKSYQNKVYLKHDPMKEDTKWVIDSMRVKTPGQHTKIGSLSGGNQQKVIIGRWLLTKPEVLLLDEPTRGIDVGAKYEIYQLMINLASTGKSIIMASSEMPELLGICDRILVMSNGRVAGIVDAKTTTQEELMSLSAKYM, encoded by the coding sequence ATGGAATACATCTTAAAAATGGAAGGGATCTCAAAATCATTTCCAGGTGTAAAAGCGTTAGATAAAGTAAATTTATTTGTAAGACCGGGTAGCGTACACTCCTTAATGGGTGAAAACGGGGCCGGTAAATCAACATTGATGAAATGCTTATTCGGCATTTATTTTGAAGATGAAGGCGAGATTTTTCTAGAAGGGAAAAAAGTCAAATTCTCAAGTTCTAGACAAGCCTTAACCAGTGGGGTTGCGATGGTTCAACAAGAGTTAAACCAAGCGGTCAAACGAAACGTCATGGATAACGTTTGGCTTGGCAGATACCCAAAGATTGGGCCAATGGTCGATCATAAAAAAATGTACCAAGACACCTTAGAGATTTTTAAGACCTTAGAAATTACCGTTGATCCAAAAGAAACCATGTCGAATTTGAGTGTTTCTCAAAGACAAATGGTTGAGATTGCAAAAGCGGTGAGTTATGACGCAAAAGTAATCGCGTTTGATGAACCAACTTCCTCTTTAACCGATAAAGAAATCGAACACTTATTTTCAATCATCGATAAGTTAAAGAAAAAAGGCTGTGGGATTATTTATATCTCACACAAAATGGATGAAATCCTACGTATCTCTGATGATGTGACCATCATGCGTGATGGTAAATGGATCTCAACAACACCAGCCAAAGACTTAACGATTAATTCAATCATTAAGCAAATGGTCGGTCGTAGTCTTGATAACCGTTTTCCGGATAAAACAAACAAACCAGAAGGTAAAATCTTAGAAGTTAAGAACTTTAGTGCGTTATACAAAAATCACATCGAAGAAGTGAGTTTTGATTTAAAGAAAGGTGAGATTTTAGGTCTTGCTGGACTTGTAGGGGCAGGACGCACCGAAGTCCTTGAAATGATTTTTGGTATCACGTCGAAAAAATCAGGTGATTTGATTTTAAATGGCAAAAAAATCGACAACAAGAATTCACGACAAGCCATTAAAAACGGCTTTGCCTTATTAACTGAAGAACGACGTGCCACAGGGATTTTTGGGGTACTAAACATTTTAGAAAATGCCACCTTATCCAATTTAAAATCCTATCAAAACAAGGTCTACTTGAAGCACGATCCAATGAAAGAAGATACCAAATGGGTGATTGACTCAATGCGTGTTAAAACACCAGGTCAACACACTAAGATTGGTAGCCTTTCTGGTGGGAACCAACAAAAAGTGATTATCGGCCGCTGGTTATTAACCAAACCAGAAGTGCTACTCTTAGATGAACCAACCAGAGGGATCGACGTTGGCGCGAAATATGAGATTTATCAATTAATGATTAATCTCGCATCAACGGGCAAATCCATCATCATGGCATCCTCAGAAATGCCAGAGTTACTTGGTATTTGTGATCGAATTTTAGTGATGAGTAATGGT
- a CDS encoding sensor histidine kinase produces the protein MRQKHSIASIILISFFSISMIYLILLFSVTYVNFKRNITEVSNIQSEEISRQIVYNYESYINTIIDTSNLIQADITNKDIYASIDETSSYLNDVIRLKKEIITIELYDLQGDLIVSNIKNQTARNASQASWFLSSINEQTIHNFQTPFETQGVYQITISKFVLFNKNDQSGVLKIVISFDQFVELVKKSNLGFGGHISIIDQYYNTIYTSKTDASGVSDAKEKEVFLNTVIGTSKTKINDLNMMVNVDTLANTRWRIGVFINAEGIKVIENEFFWNTFSISTLFLFFAVLLFLTISRRIAKPIQALEAKMSDIEKEEFFQIQEVNIDSYQEVSALSHSFNTMMKKIDELMTRVVVEQKEQRKSELKALQNQINPHFLYNTLDSIVWMIEKEQNEQAAELVIALAKFFRLSISKGRNIIPIKDEIDHARNYILIQNIRYQNAFTYSFSCEDDIKDHKTMKFLLQPLIENSIYHGLKNRIDQGHIEVKVYQDEEDIIFSVSDNGYGMRQERIDELYRRFKDQNLHDGVGLKNIYQRLLIYFGSKAKMIIKSELDEGTTIEIHISKEASYEED, from the coding sequence ATGAGACAAAAACATTCCATTGCCTCAATCATTCTAATCTCATTTTTTAGTATTTCGATGATTTACTTGATATTACTCTTTAGTGTCACTTATGTGAATTTCAAGAGAAATATCACAGAGGTATCGAACATTCAATCAGAAGAAATCTCAAGACAGATTGTCTATAACTATGAGTCTTACATTAACACCATCATTGACACCTCGAACCTCATTCAAGCAGACATTACTAACAAAGACATCTACGCTTCAATCGATGAAACCTCATCCTACTTAAACGACGTGATCCGCTTAAAAAAAGAAATCATCACGATTGAACTCTATGATTTACAAGGGGATTTAATCGTGTCAAACATCAAAAACCAAACCGCAAGAAATGCAAGTCAAGCGTCTTGGTTTTTAAGTTCGATTAATGAACAAACCATTCATAACTTTCAAACCCCGTTTGAAACACAAGGGGTCTATCAAATCACGATATCAAAGTTTGTGTTATTTAATAAAAACGACCAAAGTGGTGTCTTAAAAATCGTCATTTCATTTGACCAGTTCGTCGAACTCGTCAAAAAAAGTAATCTCGGGTTTGGTGGACACATTTCAATTATTGATCAGTATTATAACACCATCTACACCTCTAAAACCGACGCATCTGGTGTTTCAGATGCCAAAGAAAAAGAAGTGTTTTTAAACACCGTGATTGGGACCTCAAAAACAAAAATCAATGACTTAAACATGATGGTGAACGTCGATACGCTTGCAAACACCAGATGGCGTATTGGGGTATTTATCAACGCAGAGGGGATCAAAGTCATTGAAAACGAGTTCTTTTGGAACACGTTTTCCATCTCAACGTTGTTTTTATTTTTTGCCGTCCTACTCTTTTTAACCATTTCAAGACGTATCGCAAAACCAATTCAAGCATTAGAAGCGAAAATGTCAGACATTGAAAAAGAGGAGTTCTTTCAAATTCAAGAAGTCAACATCGATTCTTATCAAGAGGTTAGCGCGTTATCGCATAGTTTTAATACGATGATGAAAAAAATCGACGAACTGATGACTCGGGTCGTGGTTGAACAAAAAGAACAACGTAAATCGGAATTAAAGGCTCTTCAAAATCAAATCAACCCCCATTTCTTGTATAACACACTTGATTCCATCGTGTGGATGATTGAAAAAGAACAAAACGAACAAGCCGCTGAGCTGGTGATTGCCTTAGCTAAATTCTTTAGGCTTTCCATTTCAAAGGGCAGAAATATCATCCCAATCAAAGATGAAATCGATCACGCAAGAAACTACATCTTGATTCAAAACATCAGATACCAAAACGCATTTACTTATTCGTTTTCTTGTGAGGATGACATCAAAGATCATAAGACAATGAAGTTCTTACTACAACCACTGATTGAAAATAGCATTTATCACGGCTTAAAAAACCGAATTGATCAAGGACACATTGAGGTTAAGGTTTATCAAGACGAAGAAGACATCATCTTCTCTGTTTCTGATAACGGTTATGGGATGAGACAAGAACGTATCGATGAACTCTACCGACGGTTTAAAGATCAAAACCTGCACGATGGGGTTGGTCTTAAAAACATTTATCAACGCTTATTAATCTATTTTGGGTCAAAAGCGAAAATGATCATTAAGAGTGAACTCGACGAGGGCACCACAATTGAAATCCACATTTCGAAGGAGGCAAGTTATGAAGAAGATTAA
- a CDS encoding galactose ABC transporter substrate-binding protein, whose protein sequence is MKKINLILLVFIVLFLVSCEKKEIKVGIMIYDESDTFMQEFKNAIIKNLSDYEYEVFYASNSQSIQNKQMVNLIDQNYDLLVINAVDRLAASSLAELANDKKIPIIFINREPLEEDIARYENIYYVGADADLLGIRQAEAADLVFKDPKNLNKIFDRNADNVIQTVILKGEQSHQDAEKRTRMSIEHLRALGYEVELLTTSVANWRRDLAYIQTKEIMEMFPEVELILSNNDDMALGAIDYLVETNRFEKGETYDQDILIIGVDATSVGKQAIKDGLLFASVLNDSSAQGHAVATLINYLMKHKPLDDLPFELVKERYVFVDGQVILKEHLE, encoded by the coding sequence ATGAAGAAGATTAATCTCATTTTATTGGTTTTCATTGTTCTTTTTCTTGTCTCCTGTGAGAAAAAAGAAATCAAAGTAGGCATCATGATCTATGATGAGTCCGATACGTTTATGCAAGAGTTTAAAAACGCGATCATTAAAAATTTGAGTGATTACGAGTATGAGGTATTTTATGCCTCAAACTCTCAAAGCATCCAAAACAAACAAATGGTTAATTTAATCGATCAAAACTATGACTTGCTTGTCATTAATGCGGTTGACCGCTTGGCTGCAAGTAGCCTAGCAGAACTCGCAAATGATAAAAAGATACCCATCATTTTTATCAACCGTGAACCACTAGAAGAAGACATCGCTCGTTATGAAAACATTTATTACGTCGGTGCAGATGCGGATCTATTAGGCATCAGACAAGCAGAAGCGGCAGATTTGGTGTTTAAAGACCCCAAAAACTTAAATAAAATCTTTGATCGAAACGCCGATAACGTCATACAAACCGTCATCTTAAAAGGCGAACAGTCTCACCAAGATGCTGAAAAAAGAACCCGTATGTCGATTGAACACTTACGAGCGCTTGGCTATGAGGTCGAACTTTTAACGACTTCGGTGGCCAATTGGCGACGAGACCTCGCCTACATTCAAACCAAAGAAATCATGGAAATGTTTCCTGAGGTTGAATTGATCTTATCAAATAACGATGACATGGCCTTAGGGGCAATTGATTACTTAGTGGAGACGAACCGCTTTGAAAAAGGCGAGACCTACGATCAAGACATCTTAATTATTGGAGTCGATGCCACAAGTGTTGGAAAACAAGCAATCAAAGATGGACTGCTTTTTGCAAGTGTCTTAAATGATTCAAGCGCACAAGGGCATGCGGTTGCTACCTTGATCAATTATTTAATGAAGCATAAGCCACTCGATGACCTACCATTTGAACTTGTTAAAGAACGCTATGTGTTCGTTGATGGTCAAGTCATCTTAAAAGAACATTTGGAGTAA
- a CDS encoding galactose ABC transporter substrate-binding protein, whose protein sequence is MKRIFALMVTLLLAVTMFACEEDGEFKVDIFIYKYSDTYITSVRNAMDAELKGIDVNYTFHDADGSQETQNTQIDGAIANGTDLIVVNIVETESGNVVIQKAKNAKIPVIFFNREVSDAVVNSYDDAAFIGTDPDEAGYMQGEMIADLLLADGAWEKYDLNNDGKINYIMLRADLDNPEANGRTKYSTQEANRLLVAASKPELVQIGTDQMAGWDLATAKTMTDALLTSNPYTGDQPIELVIANNDDMALGAIQSLNGVGYNTGSDATKYVLVVGVDATATAVDAIQGGKMAGSIKQDGVAMAKAIVKFIENVSLDKDFNEGTDYTFETGADKVRIPYAKYTGE, encoded by the coding sequence ATGAAACGAATTTTTGCTTTAATGGTTACGCTTTTACTAGCGGTAACAATGTTTGCATGTGAAGAAGATGGCGAATTCAAAGTAGACATTTTTATTTACAAGTACTCAGACACTTACATTACAAGTGTTAGAAACGCAATGGATGCTGAACTTAAAGGCATCGACGTGAATTACACATTCCACGATGCGGATGGCTCACAAGAAACACAAAACACACAAATCGATGGTGCAATCGCGAATGGGACTGACCTAATCGTTGTTAACATCGTTGAAACTGAAAGTGGTAACGTGGTAATTCAAAAAGCGAAAAACGCTAAGATTCCTGTGATTTTCTTCAACCGTGAAGTAAGTGATGCCGTTGTTAATTCATACGATGACGCAGCATTTATCGGAACTGATCCAGACGAAGCTGGTTATATGCAAGGCGAAATGATCGCTGACTTATTACTTGCTGATGGCGCGTGGGAAAAATACGACTTAAATAACGATGGTAAGATCAACTACATCATGTTAAGAGCTGACTTAGATAACCCAGAAGCAAACGGTAGAACTAAGTATTCAACTCAAGAAGCTAATCGCTTATTGGTTGCTGCTTCAAAACCTGAATTAGTACAAATCGGTACTGACCAAATGGCTGGTTGGGATCTAGCAACTGCTAAGACAATGACTGACGCATTATTAACTTCTAACCCATACACAGGAGATCAACCAATTGAATTAGTTATCGCTAATAACGACGACATGGCACTTGGTGCAATCCAATCACTTAATGGTGTTGGTTATAACACAGGTTCAGACGCTACTAAATATGTATTAGTAGTAGGTGTAGATGCAACTGCAACTGCTGTTGATGCCATCCAAGGTGGTAAAATGGCTGGTTCAATCAAACAAGACGGTGTTGCTATGGCTAAAGCAATCGTTAAGTTCATTGAAAACGTCTCATTAGACAAAGACTTCAATGAAGGTACAGATTATACATTTGAAACTGGTGCAGATAAAGTAAGAATTCCTTACGCTAAATACACTGGCGAATAA